A region from the Panicum hallii strain FIL2 chromosome 1, PHallii_v3.1, whole genome shotgun sequence genome encodes:
- the LOC112887135 gene encoding protein PHOTOPERIOD-INDEPENDENT EARLY FLOWERING 1 isoform X2: MASKGPRSKLDHETRARRQKALEHPREPRRPKVHWDHVLAEMVWLAKEFDSERKWKFSMAKKIAQRANKSIVDQATKGERKQKEEEHRMRKVAVNISKDVKKFWIKIEKLVVYKHQLELEERKKKALDKQLDFLLGQTERYSTMLAENLVDMPYPQKLENGTLQTNQSSHPEEVAEENVNAAITDDPDNMEVDDDYESSLDEEPEDDEHTIDEDEAHITEAERNEELAALQAEGDLPLDDILKMYTETKVKYFSVSRESSPDSKDTLSNLGSKNLIVDSLNQANGYDHEESYDDGNSSSDDGNSSSDDGNSSEEDDDDQSYADFVKKNHGKSNGNISSIDEQEDEDYVASDEDEGKDDEATLSEEEELAKKEVPDHLDEIKLLQKESEIPLEELAMYQKDGYADHETTELENSPCLVEETNTDMSLDNQSANILEVNSDTFVDHLSMDVLKTEHNVSANSLQSEIAPEPCAQQNFVEENNLTDVNMVNEDESDDVIADAAAAARSAQPTGNTFMTTKVRTKFPFLLKHSLREYQHIGLDWLVAMYEKRLNGILADEMGLGKTIMTISLLAHLACEKGIWGPHLIVVPTSVMLNWETEFLKWCPAFKILTYFGSAKERKQKRQGWMKPNYFHVCITTYRLVIQDSKVFKRKKWKYLILDEAHLIKNWKSQRWQTLLNFNSKRRILLTGTPLQNDLMELWSLMHFLMPHVFQSHQEFKDWFCNPISGMVEGQDKVNKEVIDRLHNVLRPFILRRLKRDVEKQLPKKHEHVIYCRLSRRQRNLYEDFIASSETQATLASGNYFGMISIIMQLRKVCNHPDLFEGRPIISSFDMPGINMHLSYSVCMLLDKTPFSQVDLSEMNFLFTQNEFSMSSWESDEVVAAFPPGITSRDSDLDVSCSNKDHQGSNVMNIFEDIQKALQEERIKESRERAASIAWWNRVRCQKRPVYGTNMREVLTVKHPVSDILEKRNNPLCHMDYSSSLADLVLPSVGRFQKMLDIVESFTFAIPAARAPPPVCWCSKGKSPVFIDPVYREKCMNEFSPILSPIRSAIVRRQVYFPDRRLIQFDCGKLQELAILLRRLKSEGHRALIFTQMTKMLDVLEEFINLYGYTYLRLDGSTPPEERQTLMQRFNTNPKFFLFILSTRSGGVGINLVGADTVIFYDSDWNPAMDQQAQDRCHRIGQTREVHIYRLISESTIEENILKKANQKRALDDLVIQRGSYNTEFFKKLDPMEFFSGHTLRVEDQQKDCSASAGSSNDLDVALSNADVEAAIRQAEDEADYMALKKLEQEEAVDNQEFSEEVAGRPEDDELVNEEDVKPDEQINEEHRYNSSDVEKEKNVALPINQLNKEKALTLAVGDEDTDMLADVKQMAAAAAAAGQASSSFENQLRPIDRYAMRFMELWDPVIDKAAINHQVNVEEEEWELDRIEKLKEDLEAEIDEDQEPLSYESWDLDFATTAYRQHVEALTQKQLLEEQERQAREAAKELEEMNDNMSHRRKSKKNKKKTGKFKSLKRGRLSSESEVILEETSIDTMSIDDNAPSPELISDDSPRHYSNKRKKIMSATEEENASSRSLKKFKKFTKSSCISEALSPRHLREELNDSDPKSSSRTKSDGRISIPCMPVKRVILIKPERLKKKGLWSRDCTSDSWTSEEDAVLCGTVHEYGPLWELASDFLHSLPGGAFYRGRYRHPVHCCERYRELFCKHAMPAADNSNNEKVPSGTGKAILRVSEDQAQMLVNVTSELPNNELLLQKHFMAVLSSVWRSKCWRDPRRVTSTYSSALHMFSPAKKPGGSSENWPMVNFRPGANLVRTALADAQAQSTRMAIPPPMRNQEYHRNYLELELDFLTDQHRYNEDFPSVVNVSILEPEPVKQAAEPVEQSLLSGLSCRQAENRFRIASEACYEGEGSHWASSAFHINDATRHKSGPKTIGKHKAASECGRPPKSKIQKITESHQEVPIASSHFHRMPGQLLPDAADFNISESLSDFGISDSEFNYSEDLWQEVDYLEFLPDQDDSVLLPGIEELEPLSDFTDIG, from the exons ATGGCATCGAAAGGTCCCCGGTCAAAGCTAGACCATGAGACAAGAGCTAGGCGTCAGAAG GCTCTTGAACACCCAAGGGAGCCTCGACGGCCAAAAGTTCACTGGGACCATGTTCTTGCTGAGATGGTGTGGCTGGCAAAG GAGTTTGATTCTGAAAGAAAATGGAAGTTTTCTATGGCAAAAAAGATTGCTCAAAGAGCCAACAAGAGCATAGTTGACCAAGCAACAAAGGGGGAGCGAAAACAGAAG GAGGAGGAACATAGAATGAGAAAAGTCGCCGTTAATATTTCTAAGGATGTGAAGAAGTTCTGGATAAAAATAGAAAAGCTG GTTGTCTATAAGCATCAACTGGAGCTTgaggagaggaagaaaaagGCCCTTGATAAACAGCTTGATTTCCTTTTAGGTCAAACTGAAAG GTATTCGACAATGTTGGCGGAAAACCTTGTGGACATGCCCTATCCCCAGAAACTGGAAAACGGAACTTTGCAGACAAATCAATCATCTCATCCTGAGGAAGTAGCAGAAGAGAATGTAAATGCAGCAATAACTGATGATCCTG ATAATATGGAAGTGGACGATGATTATGAGAGCTCCTTGGATGAAGAGCCT GAAGATGATGAGCACACAATTGATGAGGATGAAGCTCATATTACCGAAGCTGAGCGCAATGAAGAATTAGCTGCTTTACAGGCAGAAGGAGACCTACCACTGGATGATATTCTCAAGATGTATACAGAAACCAAAG TCAAATATTTCTCAGTTAGCAGGGAAAGCAGCCCAGACAGCAAAGACACATTAAGTAACTTAGGCTCGAAGAATTTGATTGTAG ATTCTTTGAACCAGGCTAATGGCTACGATCATGAAGAATCATATGACGATGGCAACTCGTCAAGTGACGATGGCAACTCTTCAAGTGACGATGGCAATTCTtctgaggaagacgacgacgaccaaTCTTATGCTGATTTTGTTAAGAAGAATCAT GGAAAAAGTAATGGCAATATCTCTTCTATCGATGAGCAG GAGGATGAAGACTATGTTGCTTCTGATGAAGATGAAGGAAAG GATGATGAAGCAACTTTGTctgaggaggaggagctggcaaaGAAAGAAGTTCCTGATCATCTAGACGAG ATTAAGTTATTGCAAAAGGAGAGTGAGATACCACTAGAAGAACTTGCGATGTACCAGAAG GATGGCTATGCAGATCATGAAACAACGGAGTTGGAGAATTCACCCTGTCTTGTTGAAGAGACTAATACTGATATGTCTTTGGATAACCAATCTGCGAACATTTTAGAAGTGAACAGTGATACATTTGTGGATCACCTATCCATGGATGTGCTGAAAACTGAACATAATGTGAGTGCTAATTCTCTGCAATCAGAAATAGCACCAGAGCCTTGTGCACAACAAAATTTTGTGGAAGAGAACAATCTCACTGATGTTAACATGGTTAATGAAGATGAAAGTGATGATGTAATTGCTGACGCTGCAGCTGCTGCCAGATCAGCACAACCAACTGGTAACACCTTCATGACAACCAAAGTGCGCACAAAATTCCCATTCCTTCTTAAGCACTCGCTTCGAGAATACCAGCATATAGGGTTGGATTGGTTGGTTGCTATGTATGAGAAGAGGCTTAATGGAATTCTAGCAGATGAAATGGGTTTAGGCAAGACAATCATGACTATCTCCTTGCTTGCACACCTTGCGTGTGAGAAGGGAATATGGGGTCCTCATCTTATTGTTGTACCGACTAGTGTTATGCTAAATTGGGAGACAGAATTTCTCAAGTGGTGTCCTGCTTTTAAAATATTGACTTACTTCGGAAGTGCAAAGGAGAGAAAGCAAAAGCGTCAGGGCTGGATGAAACCAAATTACTTCCACGTTTGCATCACAACATACAGGCTTGTCATCCAGGACTCTAAAGTGTTTAAGCGAAAAAAGTGGAAATATCTTATTCTTGATGAGGCTCATCTGATAAAGAACTGGAAATCACAGCGATGGCAGACTTTACTTAATTTTAATTCGAAGCGACGCATTCTTTTGACTGGAACGCCATTGCAAAATGACCTTATGGAACTTTGGTCCCTGATGCATTTTCTGATGCCTCATGTATTTCAGTCTCATCAGGAGTTCAAAGATTGGTTCTGCAATCCAATTTCAGGTATGGTGGAGGGCCAAGATAAAGTAAATAAAGAAGTTATAGATCGATTGCACAATGTCCTTCGTCCATTTATACTGCGGCGTCTGAAAAGAGATGTTGAGAAACAGTTACCTAAGAAGCATGAGCATGTCATATATTGCCGACTTTCAAGAAGGCAAAGGAACTTGTATGAAGATTTTATTGCTAGCTCAGAGACACAAGCAACACTAGCAAGTGGGAATTATTTTGGCATGATAAGTATCATTATGCAACTTAGAAAGGTCTGTAACCATCCAGATCTTTTTGAAGGTCGCCCAATAATAAGCTCATTTGACATGCCTGGGATTAACATGCATCTGAGCTATTCAGTATGCATGCTCCTTGATAAGACTCCATTTTCTCAGGTTGACCTATCTGAAATGAATTTTCTGTTTACTCAAAATGAATTTAGCATGAGTTCCTGGGAATCTGACGAGGTGGTTGCTGCTTTTCCTCCGGGTATTACCTCCCGGGACTCTGATCTGGATGTTTCTTGCTCTAATAAGGATCATCAGGGAAGTAATGTAATGAATATTTTTGAAGATATTCAGAAAGCCCTACAGGAGGAGAGAATAAAGGAATCTAGAGAAAGGGCAGCTTCCATTGCATGGTGGAATAGGGTACGGTGTCAAAAGAGGCCTGTCTATGGCACAAACATGAGAGAAGTTTTGACTGTAAAGCATCCTGTATCTGATATTCTCGAGAAGAGGAACAACCCTTTGTGCCACATGGATTATTCATCGAGCCTTGCAGATCTTGTTCTTCCATCTGTGGGACGCTTTCAGAAAATGCTTGATATTGTTGAATCATTTACATTTGCCATTCCTGCTGCTCGAGCTCCTCCTCCTGTTTGCTGGTGCAGCAAAGGAAAGTCTCCTGTTTTTATTGATCCGGTGTACAGAGAAAAATGCATGAATGAGTTTTCCCCCATTCTGTCTCCTATAAGGTCTGCTATTGTTCGGCGTCAGGTTTACTTTCCTGATAGGCGTTTGATCCAGTTTGATTGTGGCAAGTTGCAGGAACTTGCTATTCTGCTGAGGCGTTTGAAGTCAGAAGGGCACAGGGCCTTGATATTTACTCAGATGACTAAGATGCTTGATGTCTTGGAAGAGTTCATAAATTTATATGGATATACATATTTACGTTTAGATGGTTCTACACCGCCAGAAGAAAGGCAGACCCTGATGCAGAGGTTCAACACAAATCCGAAGTTTTTCCTTTTTATTCTATCTACTCGTAGTGGTGGTGTGGGAATCAACCTAGTAGGTGCAGACACTGTCATATTCTATGACAGTGACTGGAACCCTGCAATGGACCAACAGGCACAGGACAGATGTCACAGGATTGGTCAGACTCGTGAAGTTCACATATATAGACTCATTAGTGAAAGTACTATAGAGGAGAACATTCTGAAGAAAGCGAATCAGAAACGAGCTCTTGATGATCTAGTGATACAGCGAGGTAGCTACAATACAGAGTTCTTCAAGAAGCTTGATCCTATGGAGTTTTTTTCCGGCCACACTCTTCGTGTGGAAGACCAGCAGAAGGACTGCTCTGCAAGTGCTGGATCTTCAAATGATTTGGATGTGGCGTTGTCAAATGCAGATGTTGAAGCGGCTATTAGACAAGCAGAAGATGAAGCTGACTATATGGCTCTTAAGAAGCTGGAGCAGGAAGAAGCCGTGGACAATCAGGAGTTCAGTGAGGAGGTTGCTGGTAGACCAGAGGATGATGAATTGGTAAATGAGGAGGATGTAAAACCCGACGAACAAATTAACGAAGAACACAGATATAACTCTTCGGATGTGGAGAAGGAGAAGAATGTTGCTTTGCCCATCAATCAATTAAACAAAGAAAAGGCTCTTACATTGGCTGTTGGTGATGAAGATACAGACATGCTTGCTGATGTGAAACAGATGGCTGCCGCCGCAGCTGCTGCAGGACAAGCAAGTTCGTCCTTTGAAAACCAGCTCCGGCCAATTGATAGATATGCAATGCGCTTTATGGAACTCTGGGATCCAGTAATTGACAAAGCTGCTATAAATCATCAAGTAAATGTTGAGGAGGAAGAATGGGAGCTCGATCGTATTGAAAAACTCAAAGAGGATTTAGAAGCAGAAATCGATGAAGATCAGGAACCACTTTCTTATGAAT CATGGGATCTTGATTTTGCTACAACAGCCTATCGCCAACATGTTGAGGCTTTAACTCAAAAGCAG TTGCTGGAAGAACAGGAAAGACAGGCTCGGGAAGCAGCAAAAGAATTGGAGGAGATGAATGATAATATGAG TCACCGTAGAAAGTcaaaaaagaacaaaaagaaGACAGGCAAGTTCAAATCCTTGAAAAGAGGGCGTTTATCGTCTGAGTCAGAAGTCATACTGGAGGAAACCTCTATAGATACAATGAGCATTGATGACAATGCACCCTCACCTGAGCTTATAAGTGATGACTCGCCACGCCATTATTCTAACAAGCGTAAGAAGATTATGTCTGCTACTGAGGAAGAAAATGCTAGCAGCAGAAgtttgaagaagttcaagaaaTTCACTAAATCAAGTTGTATCTCAGAAGCCTTGTCACCTAGGCACTTGAGGGAAGAGCTTAATGATTCAGATCCAAAATCATCATCTAGAACTAAGAGTGATGGCAGAATCTCCATCCCTTGCATGCCAGTAAAACGTGTTATTTTAATAAAGCCTGAGAGACTAAAAAAGAAGGGATTATGGTCTCGCGATTGTACTTCAGACTCATGGACATCTGAGGAAGATGCAGTTCTTTGTGGAACTGTACATGAGTATGGTCCTCTTTGGGAACTGGCAAGTGATTTTCTTCATTCCTTACCAGGTGGGGCTTTTTATAGGGGAAGATATCGTCATCCTGTGCATTGCTGTGAGAGATACCGAGAACTATTCTGCAAACATGCAATGCCAGCAGCAGATAATTCTAACAATGAAAAGGTTCCTTCTGGGACTGGAAAGGCTATACTGAGAGTATCTGAG GATCAAGCTCAGATGTTGGTGAATGTGACCAGTGAACTTCCTAACAATGAATTGCTTCTCCAAAAACACTTCATGGCTGTACTTTCGTCTGTCTGGAGATCAAAATGTTGGCGTGATCCCCGCCGTGTTACGAGTACTTACTCTAGTGCACTACATATGTTTTCTCCTGCGAAAAAGCCTGGTGGATCAAGTGAGAACTGGCCCATGGTAAATTTTAGACCAGGCGCCAATCTAGTGAGGACAGCCCTTGCAGATGCTCAGGCTCAATCTACACGAATGGCGATTCCGCCACCGATGAGAAATCAGGAATACCACCGGAATTATTTAGAATTAGAGTTGGATTTCTTGACAGATCAACATCGTTATAATGAGGACTTCCCATCTGTAGTGAATGTGTCCATACTAGAACCAGAGCCAGTCAAACAGGCTGCGGAACCAGTGGAACAATCATTATTGTCTGGGCTTTCTTGTAGACAAGCTGAGAACCGATTCAG GATAGCATCAGAAGCTTGTTACGAAGGTGAAGGTTCTCattgggcatcatcagctttCCATATAAATGATGCCACCCGGCACAAATCTGGTCCAAAGACCATAGGAAAGCACAAAGCAGCATCAGAATGTGGAAGACCTCCCAAATCCAAAATCCAGAAGATTACTGAATCACATCAGGAAGTGCCAATTGCCTCGAGTCATTTTCACCGGATGCCTGGTCAATTATTGCCAGATGCAGCTGACTTCAACATTAGCGAGTCCCTATCTGACTTTGGTATCAGCGATTCTGAATTCAACTACTCTGAGGATCTGTGGCAAGAGGTTGACTACCTCGAGTTCCTCCCGGACCAGGATGACTCTGTTCTCCTTCCTGGTATTGAGGAGTTAGAGCCTCTTTCAGATTTCACAGACATCGGATGA